The proteins below come from a single candidate division WOR-3 bacterium genomic window:
- a CDS encoding DNA recombination protein RmuC, producing MTGVLGTMIVAISAVAVLVLVLLIYIRVSAGKGDQQGLSLMQDQVAALRRETADALNCNTKNVNDQLVALTAQVQQRLDALDRSMRDTTGQVNTRLDNAAVVIRDVSAKMGELAKSSEQIYEVGKDLSSLQQILKAPKLRGVVGELFLGNLLDQVVPENYELQHRFRSGEAVDAVIKLGPKLVPIDAKFPLENFQRLSAAGDAERKSLRKKFIADVKKHVDAIASKYVLPDEGTYDFALMYIPAENVYYETIIKDEPDEENVSAYAVSKRVIPVSPNSLYAYLQAIVFGLRGLQIEKRAEEILSHLNRLQGDFGKFRDEFDTVGTHLKNAHNKYDDALKRLGQLEGKLEISSALAETPGATPRLPPS from the coding sequence GTGACCGGTGTCCTTGGCACGATGATCGTGGCAATCAGCGCCGTAGCTGTGCTCGTTCTCGTCCTGCTGATCTACATCCGCGTATCCGCCGGCAAGGGCGACCAGCAAGGCCTGTCGCTGATGCAGGACCAGGTCGCGGCCCTGCGCCGCGAGACCGCCGACGCCCTCAACTGCAACACCAAGAACGTGAACGACCAACTTGTCGCACTCACGGCGCAAGTCCAGCAGAGACTGGACGCACTCGACCGCTCGATGCGGGACACGACCGGACAGGTCAACACCCGTCTGGACAACGCGGCTGTTGTCATCCGCGACGTCTCGGCCAAGATGGGCGAGCTCGCCAAGTCCTCAGAGCAGATATACGAGGTCGGAAAGGACCTGTCCTCACTGCAGCAGATCCTGAAGGCGCCGAAACTGCGCGGAGTTGTCGGAGAGTTGTTCCTCGGCAATCTGCTCGACCAGGTGGTGCCCGAGAACTACGAGCTGCAGCATCGGTTCCGGAGCGGCGAGGCCGTGGACGCTGTCATCAAACTCGGGCCCAAACTGGTGCCGATTGACGCCAAGTTCCCGCTCGAGAACTTCCAGCGCCTGTCCGCGGCCGGCGACGCGGAGCGGAAGAGCCTGCGCAAGAAGTTCATCGCCGACGTCAAGAAACACGTGGACGCCATCGCCAGCAAATACGTTCTGCCCGACGAGGGCACCTATGACTTCGCCCTGATGTATATCCCGGCCGAGAATGTCTATTACGAGACGATTATCAAGGACGAGCCGGACGAGGAGAACGTCAGCGCCTACGCCGTTTCGAAGCGCGTCATTCCTGTCTCACCCAACAGCTTGTACGCATACCTGCAGGCGATTGTGTTCGGCCTGCGTGGACTCCAGATCGAGAAGCGGGCCGAGGAAATCCTCAGCCACCTGAACCGGCTGCAGGGCGACTTTGGCAAGTTCCGCGACGAGTTCGACACCGTGGGCACTCATCTCAAGAATGCCCACAACAAGTACGACGACGCGCTCAAGCGCCTCGGCCAACTCGAAGGCAAACTCGAAATCAGTTCCGCCCTCGCCGAAACGCCCGGGGCGACTCCTCGCCTACCGCCTTCCTGA
- the trxB gene encoding thioredoxin-disulfide reductase — MPGIKGAEGRIRTCPSASFLLQYGAVKQTEILAVGGGPAGLTAGIYAARSGHKVIVLEKAFAGGQMALTSEVENYPGFSEPVGGMLLAQTMEQQATRFGCEMLNAEATGISAAPGGFEVATTAGPVSTATVIVCSGVKPKQLGAPGETELTGRGVSYCAVCDGPLFKGREVAVIGGGDSALDEALYLSNMVTRVHVVHRRDEFRACRFAQQRLRARSNVDYHLSCTVTSFDGTQRLAGLTVKNLRDGSNYSLPVSGAFIYVGWLPNTGWCSNLLELDGSGNIKTDDQLRTNVPGIFAAGDVRNTHLRQVATAVGDGALAAMSAHDYLIGKR; from the coding sequence GTGCCAGGTATCAAAGGCGCGGAAGGACGCATCCGGACTTGCCCTTCCGCGTCTTTTCTTCTACAATACGGAGCCGTGAAGCAGACTGAGATCCTCGCCGTCGGCGGCGGCCCGGCCGGCCTCACCGCCGGTATCTATGCCGCCCGTTCCGGCCACAAGGTAATCGTCCTTGAGAAAGCGTTCGCCGGCGGCCAGATGGCCCTCACCTCAGAAGTGGAAAACTACCCGGGCTTCTCCGAACCGGTGGGCGGTATGCTGCTTGCCCAGACCATGGAACAGCAGGCCACCCGATTCGGCTGCGAGATGCTGAACGCCGAAGCGACGGGTATCTCGGCCGCTCCTGGCGGCTTCGAGGTCGCGACCACTGCCGGTCCGGTCTCGACTGCAACGGTCATCGTCTGCTCCGGAGTCAAGCCGAAGCAGCTCGGCGCGCCCGGCGAGACCGAACTCACCGGCCGCGGGGTCTCGTACTGCGCTGTATGTGACGGCCCGCTGTTCAAAGGACGCGAAGTCGCGGTCATCGGCGGCGGTGACTCCGCCCTGGACGAAGCGCTCTATCTCTCGAACATGGTGACGCGCGTTCACGTGGTCCACCGTCGCGACGAGTTCCGTGCCTGCCGGTTCGCCCAGCAGCGGCTGCGCGCCCGCAGCAACGTCGACTACCATCTCTCCTGTACGGTCACCTCTTTCGACGGTACCCAGCGCCTCGCCGGGCTTACGGTCAAGAACCTCAGGGACGGGTCGAACTACTCGCTGCCGGTCAGCGGCGCGTTCATCTACGTTGGGTGGCTGCCCAACACCGGCTGGTGCTCGAACCTGCTCGAGCTCGACGGCTCCGGGAACATCAAGACCGACGACCAGCTTCGCACCAATGTCCCGGGCATATTCGCCGCAGGCGACGTACGCAACACCCATCTACGCCAGGTCGCGACCGCGGTCGGCGACGGAGCGCTGGCCGCGATGTCGGCACACGACTATCTCATTGGGAAGCGCTGA